Part of the Niallia alba genome is shown below.
AATAATAGTCCAGTTTCGGCTGCACGCGTTACTGCTTTTGTAATATGTGGGTGAGCATGTCCTGTAACAATCGGACCATATGCAGCTAAATAATCGATATATTGATTTCCGTCGACATCAAAGAAGTAAGCTCCTTGCCCTCTTTCCATAACAACCGGTGAGCCGCCGCCAACAGCTTTGTAAGAGCGAGAAGGACTGTTGACTCCTCCAACAATAATATCTAAAGCTTCTTCATGTAAACGTTCTGAATTGGTATGTAACATATAAACCTCCTATAAATCGTATCATTCTATAAAAATACCTTCCCTCATTTTAGCACTTTTTGAAAGAAGATAAAGGGAAACAGCTTTTTCGTCCACTTCCAATAGAGGAAATGGATAAACGAATAAATACACAAGACAAGCATAGATATTAATGATGGAGCCATTAAATACTTTGCAAGGAAGTAAGGGGGTAAGGAAATGTTTTATGTCTTATTAGCACTCATTCTATTTTTTATTGCGATGAGCTTAAAAACACTGTTTGTTCCTTACCGCAGAAAAGAAAAATGGGTATCGTTTGAAAATTTTATGTATCTAATTTTTGTCTATATCACCATTATGATAGGCTTTGGATTAATCTATACGTTATTCCAAATGAACGGAATTCCTGTTTATAATGATGGACAGGCGCCATCTTTGAACTATGATTTTTTTCATACTTTACATACTAGTATATATTTTAGCGGAGTGACCTTATTCTCTGTAGGCTTTGGCGATTTAATGCCGATCGGGATGGGAAGAATGGTTGTATTAGTGGAGGCGTTAATCGGTTATACGATTCCAGCCGCCTTTGTGGCACGGGCGGTATTTGATATGAACAACTAGTAAATCCCTTTTCTTGATTCATGGCAGCAAATTAGGTAGGCTTGTATAAAAAGGAAAAGGCGGGATACGATGTCTATTCATATTGGAGAAACAGTTCCAGACTTTGAACTAGAAGCAAATAATGGTGAAAAAATAAAACTTTCCGATTTTCGCGGAAAGAATGTTGTCTTATACTTTTATCCGAAAGATATGACACCTGGATGTACAACAGAAGCATGTGATTTTCGCGATAACCACGAAGCTTTCAAAGGATTTAATACAGTAGTACTAGGAGTAAGCCCAGATCCGATTTCAAGACACCAGAAGTTTATTGAAAAACATGAGCTGCCATTCCCGTTATTATCCGACGAAAATCATGAAGTAGCCGAAAGCTTTGACGTCTGGAAGTTAAAAAAGAACTTCGGAAAAGAGTATATGGGAATTGAAAGATCGACCTTCTTGATTGACAAAGAAGGGAAGCTTGCTCAAGAATGGAAGAAAGTAAAAGTAGCTGGCCATGTAGATGAAATCAAACAAGCATTAGAAAAAATCGAAGCCTAATTTTTATGGTAGGGACTTTTGTCCACTCATTAAAAGGGGAGGAGCATATTGTATAGTGAGCATATACCTCCTCATATATATGTCGGTGGCCAACGAACAGTTCGTTGGTCTTTTTTTTGTAAGTGAATCTTATAGGAGTCACTCCTATAAAGAGAAGAAATGGATAAATATTCTGGTGAAAGTTATTGTTTTATAAGCATATAATGAAAGTAGATTATCAATAACATTCAATAATTCACTCTTATCTAATAGTAGGTATTGTTAAATAATCATTATTGTGTTTTCAGATTGTTCATACATCTATAAAACCGCGTTATTACAGTAACTGTATTGACAAAACCCTCCTATTATTAGTACACTATTTATAAACATTATAAAATAAGAATATCTTTTAGAAATGGGGTGCATGTCCGTGGAACATAATGAGTTGCAAGAAGCTCTTGATAAGCTGAAAGAAACAGGAGTGCGCATTACCCCGCAGCGTCATGCGATACTTGAATATTTAATAAGCTCAATGTCACATCCGACTGCCGATGAAATTTATAAAGCACTTGAAGGTAAATTTCCGAATATGAGTGTAGCCACTGTTTATAATAATTTAAGAGTTTTTCGTGAAGTAAATTTAGTAAAGGAACTGACATATGGAGATTCTTCCAGCCGGTTTGATTTCATTACTTCTCACCATTATCATATTATCTGTAAAGAGTGTGGCAAAATAGTTGATTTCCATTATCCAGGACTTGATGAGGTCGAGCAATTTGCTAGCCATGTTTCAGGATTCAAAATCAGCCACCACCGTCTGGAAATTTACGGTACTTGTCCTGATTGTGCTCAAAAAGAAGCGCACTAATGTAGAAAATAGAAGAGGTTGTCTTTTAAGTCTCGCTTTTGTAGGAAATATACGAAGCGTTTCTTTAAAAGATATCCTCTT
Proteins encoded:
- a CDS encoding ion channel, translated to MFYVLLALILFFIAMSLKTLFVPYRRKEKWVSFENFMYLIFVYITIMIGFGLIYTLFQMNGIPVYNDGQAPSLNYDFFHTLHTSIYFSGVTLFSVGFGDLMPIGMGRMVVLVEALIGYTIPAAFVARAVFDMNN
- the bcp gene encoding thioredoxin-dependent thiol peroxidase, with product MSIHIGETVPDFELEANNGEKIKLSDFRGKNVVLYFYPKDMTPGCTTEACDFRDNHEAFKGFNTVVLGVSPDPISRHQKFIEKHELPFPLLSDENHEVAESFDVWKLKKNFGKEYMGIERSTFLIDKEGKLAQEWKKVKVAGHVDEIKQALEKIEA
- the perR gene encoding peroxide-responsive transcriptional repressor PerR; translated protein: MSVEHNELQEALDKLKETGVRITPQRHAILEYLISSMSHPTADEIYKALEGKFPNMSVATVYNNLRVFREVNLVKELTYGDSSSRFDFITSHHYHIICKECGKIVDFHYPGLDEVEQFASHVSGFKISHHRLEIYGTCPDCAQKEAH